AATCCCTCGGAAACCAATCTGCTCGGCACCTACATCTACCAACTCGGCGTAGGCCGCGGGGACTTCGGGACCGCAAGCGCCGTGTCGATCTTCGTCCTCGGCCTCACCGTGCTGCTCAGTTGGGGTTACGTCCGTTACCTGATGAAAGAGGAGTCCGACGCATGACCACCACGACCGTCACCGCCAGCCCGCGCCGCAATCGTCGTGTCAAACCCGCCAAAGTACTGTGGGGGATTCTTGGCATACTGGTCGCTTTGGTGTGGGTTTTTCCGGTCTACTGGATGGTGAATTCCGCCTTCCTCCCCGCAGTTGTCTTGGAGCGCACCGTTCCAACCCTGACCCCGTTCGGCGGCTCGTGGAAGAATTTTGTCTCGGTCCTCTCGAGGGGATCCTTTCAGCAGGCGCTAGGCATTTCAGTCGCCGTCGCCCTCGTGACTGTCACCGTTTGCCTTATCTTTGCTTTTCTTGCGGCTCTTGCCATCAGTCGCTTTAGATTCCGAGGACGTAAATCGTTCATCCTCGCGGTACTGCTGATTCAGATGCTCCCCGCCGAAGGCCTCTTTATCGCCCAGTACCGCCTGGTGAAGTCGCTGGGTGAGAACGTCAGCCCCGTGATCGGCCTGAACTCGATTCTCGGGCTGTCGCTCATCTACACGGCCGCGGTCATTCCATTTACCATCTGGATGCTGCGCGGCTTCGTGGCTGGTATTCCTGTTGACCTTGAGGAAGCGGCCATGGTTGACGGTCTGAGCCGAACGCAAGCATTCCTGCGCATTACCTTCCCTCTTCTCGCTCCCGGCCTCGTCGCATCGGGCGTCTACGCTTTCCTGCAGGCCTGGAATGAGTTCACCGTCGCCCTCATCATCATGCAGAAGGAGTCGATGGCGACCCTTCCCCTGTGGCTGCGTGGCTTCCTGACGTCCTCGGCATCGCGACAGACCGACTGGGGTGAGGTTATGGCGGCAAGCACGCTGGTCGCGGTGCCCGTGATCATCTTCTTCCTGTTGGTCCAAGGTCGCATGACTTCCGGCCTCGTCTCTGGCGCCGTGAAGGGATGAGTACGGCGGCGGCCGAGGATCGCGAACTACGCCGTCTGGCCCTGTCGGTCCTCATGCCCGGTCTACCAGGAACGGTGGTTCCCAACTGGCTGGGGCGCTACTTCGAACAGGGACTGGCGTCAATCTGCCTCTACGGGGAGAACGTGGTCTCGCCCGACCAGTTGGCGGAGTTCGTCACTGAGATCCGGAATATCCGACCGGATGTGGTCATAGCGATCGATGAAGAGGGTGGCGATGTCACCCGCATCCACTACCGTGAAGGATCGCCATATCCGGGCAATGCCGTCCTCGGACGTCTTGATGACGAGGACGTAACGCGCAATACTGCGGCCCATGTCGGTTGGTCACTGCGCAAGCTTGGCATCAATCTGGCTTTAGCCCCTGATGTCGATGTCAACTCGAACTCGGACAATCCGGTCATCGGCACCCGTTCTTTCGGGGCGGACCCCGATCTGGTTGCCCGTCACGCGGTGGCGTGGGTGCAGGGTCTGCAGAGTCAGGGCGTGGCAGCCTGCGCGAAACACTTCCCGGGACACGGGGACACCTCGGTGGACTCTCATCTCGGTCTCCCCCGTCTTGACGTTTCTATGAGAACGCTTCAGAGCCGGGAACTCATTCCCTTCCAAGCGGTTGCGAATGGCGGAGTTGCCGCGGTGATGACGTCTCACATCTGCGTGCCAACCCTTGATCCGAGTGTGGCTGCCACCTATTCGCGCAAGATCCTCCAGGAGCTGCTCCGGGAGCAAATCGGGTTCGAGGGCGTGGTAATCAGTGATGCCCTGGATATGCAGGGTGCCGGTGACGAGGGCGGAATACCCGCTGGATCGGTCCGCGCACTGGTCGCCGGCTGCGACCTCCTCTGCCTCGGCCCGCACTGCTCCCCAGACCTGTTGGAGCAGTGTGTTGAGTCAATCATCGGCTCAGTTGAGGACGGTCGGCTCCAGCGGGACAGGCTGGGGAGTGCCTCGCTGCGGGTTGGCAAACTCGGCCATTCGTTCGCTATCGACGGCAAAGAGAATCCTGGCCCGCAACCACCTCTTCCGCCACCGGGAGTTGTGTCAACGGCATTCGCGGGACTCGAAGAAGCTCGCGAATGGTTAAAGGTGCACCCCGACTTCGTGGTTGCGCGAGTTGAAACCCAAGTGTCAATGGCTGTCGGCCACGTTCCCTGGGGCCCATTCTCTCCGACTTCAGAGGCTGCCAACGACGCTGTTCGGGCGCGTTTTGCTGAGCCGATTCTCCTCAGTCCCGCGGCTCTCCCTGATGATGCCCCGACCAAGTTGCCGCTAGTAGTCGTTGGCCGTCTGCTACACCGTGATCCTGAAGTTGGTGAAGCACTTCGGCGCTGGTCCGATAGTGGCACGCAGATTCTGCTGGTGGAAATGGGGTGGCCTGGTGATCGCAATCCACCGTTCCCCCAGCTGTCGACCTATGGTGCTTCCAAGACGGTTGGTGAAGCGCTGCTTGACGCCCTCTCAAGTTAGTCACGAACTGCGCTGAATCACGGTGGTGGTGTGTCCCTCATTCGAGGGCGGAGCAGCAACTTCGGTGGCAGGGCCTCCTTCAAGAATCTGCTGCATCAGCGAGTACCGGTACGCCATCTCATCCGCGGGCAAGACCGCCCCTTCCGCTAGCCCGCCGATCAGCGGCCGCACCACGTGGCCTGCATCGACCGTGACTGCCAACCACTCCGCAGAGACGACCCGCGCAGGCTCGCCTTCGTCCTTGACTCCATGAAAGATACCGAACATGCCGGTCGACGACTCGGTTGAGCCCGTGGCGTCCCGAGTTTGGTTGGAGATGAAGTTACCCATTCCGTATGCCACCCACATCCCGTTTCCGTTGGGACCACCCTCGAGCAGCGCCATGGGACGAGGCACGTGAGCATGGTGAGCGACATAGATGTCGACGAGGCCGGATGCTGCCAACGCCGC
This genomic stretch from Schaalia sp. JY-X169 harbors:
- a CDS encoding glycoside hydrolase family 3 protein, producing MSTAAAEDRELRRLALSVLMPGLPGTVVPNWLGRYFEQGLASICLYGENVVSPDQLAEFVTEIRNIRPDVVIAIDEEGGDVTRIHYREGSPYPGNAVLGRLDDEDVTRNTAAHVGWSLRKLGINLALAPDVDVNSNSDNPVIGTRSFGADPDLVARHAVAWVQGLQSQGVAACAKHFPGHGDTSVDSHLGLPRLDVSMRTLQSRELIPFQAVANGGVAAVMTSHICVPTLDPSVAATYSRKILQELLREQIGFEGVVISDALDMQGAGDEGGIPAGSVRALVAGCDLLCLGPHCSPDLLEQCVESIIGSVEDGRLQRDRLGSASLRVGKLGHSFAIDGKENPGPQPPLPPPGVVSTAFAGLEEAREWLKVHPDFVVARVETQVSMAVGHVPWGPFSPTSEAANDAVRARFAEPILLSPAALPDDAPTKLPLVVVGRLLHRDPEVGEALRRWSDSGTQILLVEMGWPGDRNPPFPQLSTYGASKTVGEALLDALSS
- a CDS encoding carbohydrate ABC transporter permease, which codes for MTTTTVTASPRRNRRVKPAKVLWGILGILVALVWVFPVYWMVNSAFLPAVVLERTVPTLTPFGGSWKNFVSVLSRGSFQQALGISVAVALVTVTVCLIFAFLAALAISRFRFRGRKSFILAVLLIQMLPAEGLFIAQYRLVKSLGENVSPVIGLNSILGLSLIYTAAVIPFTIWMLRGFVAGIPVDLEEAAMVDGLSRTQAFLRITFPLLAPGLVASGVYAFLQAWNEFTVALIIMQKESMATLPLWLRGFLTSSASRQTDWGEVMAASTLVAVPVIIFFLLVQGRMTSGLVSGAVKG